TCAGAGAGGCCTTTGATAATTTTGATATTAATAAAATCAGGGATTATGATGAGAAAAAGGTCAATGAACTGCTTCAAAACGAAAAGATTATTCGCCACAGAGGCAAAATCGAAGCCGCAATCAATAATGCCAAAGTGTTTAGGCAAATACAGGAGGAATGCGGCAGCTTTTCAGATTATATCTGGTCATTTACCGAGGGTAAAACAATAAAAGCCGAATATCTGACAAAATCTGAATTATCAGATAGAATTGCCAAGGAACTGAAGAAAAAAGGCATGAAGTTTGTCGGATCAACAATCATATACTCATACCTGGAATCCATAGGCATCATCGATAACCATGAAGAGGATTGCTTTTTGTATTAATGATACCTACATAATAAGCCATGAACACATATCTTTAATTACAACATTTCATTAAATTAATTAAAGACATTATTAAAATTATGAGTTATACTCTAAAATGTTGTTTGGAGATAGTGTCCTATGCTTTTAATCGAAGATATTGGTTGGCCGTGAGCTGTCGGCAAATAAGGCTATTCTTCCAAAAGGATTATGTTTTTGGGATCTACTTTCAAATACTGGGGAATCTCAAATTCATGCTCGTGAATAGGCTTATCATATTTCCACCACAACCCATTTGCCAGAGTTATTTCCCATTCAAAAGGCATTTCCAGTTTTCTTGCATTTTCAGTGCAAATCACATTGACATCATCCTTTTCAGCCGGCGCAAAATCA
This portion of the Methanobrevibacter millerae genome encodes:
- a CDS encoding DNA-3-methyladenine glycosylase I; the encoded protein is MTKKRCTWVEGKEEIYINYHDEEWGVAKYDDDILYEMLVLESFQAGLSWITILKKREAFREAFDNFDINKIRDYDEKKVNELLQNEKIIRHRGKIEAAINNAKVFRQIQEECGSFSDYIWSFTEGKTIKAEYLTKSELSDRIAKELKKKGMKFVGSTIIYSYLESIGIIDNHEEDCFLY